From Rhodovastum atsumiense, a single genomic window includes:
- a CDS encoding hybrid sensor histidine kinase/response regulator, with the protein MAKDDDPIALRAEIARLRDELEQAHTAAEDAAEEAARTARDLERAERELARHTHTGREMEQAMAQLHDQLRHSAAVQLELQTDQARSLTVEEELNITLEEMQLVIAELEAANIALRDANARLERRVTERTTALATANAGLVEAQARLSLALRAAEAGIWDWNIATGHMMWSDEYWKLHGLMPGEVIPSRESWLATILPEDRVLVEATLQTCLERHVLDFTMEYRIRHPGTGVRWLAARGRFLFDETGQPRRMIGLSIDTTERKEALQVLDALNHELAARVEAEVAGREAAQRTMFETQKLEALGQLTGGVAHDFNNLMTVVISALHLLGREPLNERQQRLLRRIQQASAQGAELTRRLLAFGRGQDLRPVTIPLPTHMQELRELLVHSLRENIEIAVICPEETWPVRADRGALELALLNLAVNARDAMPQGGSLTLSATNRQVPAAEAKLLGVPTGDYVELRITDTGTGMPEGVRQHAFEPFFTTKEPGKGTGLGLAQVYGFARQSGGLARIETRPDEGTSVILLLPRATDPALTEASAAPGGEPVLEPVSVLVVEDNAAVAESVTDMLGGMGHKVARASGMEPALEILASEAPIDVVLTDILLPSGRSGADVVRAVRRYRPQVPVVLTTGYGGEAISDPDLIGLPVVWKPYEPKTLATMLARALRSHPAEIQAAVSNAPPWEAPVA; encoded by the coding sequence GTGGCCAAGGATGACGACCCCATCGCGCTGCGCGCCGAGATCGCCCGTCTGCGCGACGAGCTGGAACAGGCCCATACCGCAGCCGAGGACGCCGCCGAGGAAGCCGCCCGCACCGCCAGGGATCTGGAACGGGCGGAACGCGAACTGGCCAGGCACACCCACACCGGCCGGGAGATGGAGCAGGCCATGGCGCAGCTGCACGACCAGCTGCGGCATTCGGCGGCGGTGCAGCTCGAACTGCAGACCGACCAGGCCCGCAGCCTCACTGTCGAGGAGGAGCTGAACATCACCCTTGAGGAGATGCAGCTCGTCATCGCGGAGCTGGAGGCCGCCAACATCGCCTTGCGGGATGCGAACGCGCGGCTGGAGCGGCGGGTGACGGAACGCACCACCGCGCTGGCCACGGCCAATGCCGGGCTGGTGGAGGCACAGGCGCGGCTGTCGCTGGCGCTGCGGGCGGCCGAGGCGGGCATCTGGGACTGGAACATCGCCACTGGCCACATGATGTGGTCCGACGAGTACTGGAAACTGCACGGGTTGATGCCGGGCGAGGTCATACCCTCGCGCGAGAGTTGGCTCGCCACCATCCTGCCGGAAGACCGGGTGCTGGTGGAAGCAACGCTGCAGACCTGCCTGGAGCGTCACGTCCTCGACTTCACCATGGAATACCGCATCCGCCATCCCGGCACAGGGGTGCGCTGGCTGGCCGCGCGGGGCCGCTTCCTGTTCGACGAAACCGGGCAGCCGAGGCGGATGATCGGGCTGAGCATCGACACCACCGAGCGCAAGGAAGCGCTGCAGGTGCTGGATGCGCTGAACCACGAGCTGGCCGCCCGGGTGGAAGCCGAGGTGGCCGGCCGCGAAGCGGCGCAGCGTACCATGTTCGAGACCCAGAAGCTGGAGGCGCTGGGGCAGCTGACCGGCGGCGTGGCGCATGACTTCAACAACCTGATGACGGTGGTGATCAGCGCGCTGCACCTGCTCGGGCGCGAGCCGTTGAACGAGCGGCAGCAGCGGCTGCTGAGGCGCATCCAGCAGGCGAGCGCGCAAGGCGCGGAGCTGACGCGGCGGCTGCTGGCGTTCGGGCGCGGGCAGGACCTGCGGCCGGTGACGATCCCCCTGCCGACACACATGCAGGAGCTGCGGGAACTGCTTGTGCATTCCTTGCGCGAAAATATCGAGATTGCGGTGATCTGCCCGGAGGAAACCTGGCCGGTGCGCGCCGACCGCGGCGCGCTGGAACTGGCGTTGCTGAACCTCGCCGTGAACGCGCGCGACGCCATGCCGCAAGGGGGCAGCCTGACCCTCTCGGCGACCAACCGGCAGGTGCCGGCGGCGGAGGCGAAGCTGCTGGGCGTTCCGACGGGAGACTATGTCGAGCTGCGCATCACCGATACCGGGACCGGCATGCCGGAGGGGGTGCGTCAGCACGCCTTCGAACCTTTCTTCACCACCAAGGAACCCGGCAAGGGCACCGGGCTGGGGCTGGCGCAGGTCTACGGCTTCGCCCGGCAATCGGGCGGGCTGGCCCGCATCGAGACGCGGCCGGACGAAGGCACCTCGGTGATCCTGCTGCTGCCGCGCGCCACCGACCCGGCGCTGACCGAGGCATCGGCCGCGCCGGGGGGGGAGCCGGTGCTGGAGCCGGTCTCGGTGCTGGTGGTGGAGGACAATGCGGCGGTCGCCGAGAGCGTTACCGACATGCTGGGCGGCATGGGCCACAAGGTCGCCCGGGCCAGCGGCATGGAGCCGGCGCTGGAGATCCTGGCCTCGGAAGCGCCGATCGACGTGGTGCTGACCGACATCCTGCTGCCGAGCGGACGCAGCGGCGCCGACGTGGTGCGTGCGGTGCGGCGGTATCGCCCGCAGGTGCCGGTGGTGCTGACCACCGGCTATGGCGGCGAGGCCATCTCCGATCCCGACCTGATCGGCCTGCCAGTGGTGTGGAAGCCGTACGAGCCGAAGACGCTGGCGACGATGCTGGCCCGGGCGCTGCGGTCCCATCCGGCCGAGATCCAGGCCGCCGTGTCCAACGCCCCTCCCTGGGAAGCGCCGGTGGCCTGA
- a CDS encoding ABC transporter substrate-binding protein: MTRPRGNATQPDMNIARRSLLGGLLAAPLFPRPPLAAPPLWFSQIVELSGPAARIGDSWRNGVEMAVQEINAAGGLLGRPLQMSTFDSSVGRPAVRRALEGEPLALLGPVTPEAVGLAVPMARAAGITHIVGSDSPDPAAPAGATVASNTAVATATVATVPASNAALGGGMPFRTAPGTALRMRRLARWLAEDAGVRRVALVWSNGWTGRHRHDVLLRELRANGIEIASDQGVAPAPTGFATETATLARSPAEAAVVLLPEAECVRFLKEARRQGLRLPLVGDTTLAAPRVLAQAGAAAEGVRCHVTFTPEASELAAFRGRFLDLFKEEPDAVAAKGYTAIGLLAAGTMRLGRVDRSGLAAALRGLSVPAGAAAMMLDSRWNAMGEMDRASFLVEVRQGRPVVLRSFAPE; the protein is encoded by the coding sequence TTGACGCGCCCGCGTGGCAATGCCACCCAGCCGGACATGAACATCGCGCGGCGTTCCCTGCTCGGCGGGCTGCTGGCGGCCCCACTGTTTCCCCGTCCCCCGCTGGCGGCACCGCCGCTGTGGTTCAGCCAGATCGTCGAATTGTCCGGCCCCGCGGCCCGGATCGGCGATTCCTGGCGCAACGGCGTCGAGATGGCGGTGCAGGAGATCAACGCCGCCGGCGGCCTGCTCGGCCGCCCCCTGCAAATGAGCACCTTCGACAGCAGCGTCGGCCGCCCCGCGGTGCGGCGCGCGCTGGAAGGCGAGCCCCTGGCGTTGCTCGGGCCGGTGACACCGGAGGCGGTGGGATTGGCGGTGCCGATGGCCCGCGCGGCGGGGATCACGCATATCGTCGGCAGCGACAGCCCCGATCCGGCCGCGCCGGCGGGTGCGACCGTGGCAAGCAATACAGCGGTCGCGACCGCGACGGTCGCCACGGTGCCGGCGAGCAACGCGGCCCTGGGCGGCGGCATGCCGTTCCGCACCGCGCCGGGGACGGCGCTGCGCATGCGGCGGCTGGCGCGATGGCTGGCCGAGGACGCCGGCGTGCGACGGGTGGCGCTGGTCTGGAGCAACGGCTGGACCGGCCGCCACCGCCACGACGTGCTGCTGCGCGAATTGCGGGCCAACGGGATCGAGATCGCCTCCGACCAGGGCGTGGCGCCAGCCCCGACGGGGTTCGCCACGGAAACCGCCACGCTGGCGCGCAGCCCGGCCGAGGCCGCGGTGGTCCTGCTGCCCGAGGCCGAATGCGTGCGCTTCCTCAAGGAGGCAAGGCGCCAGGGGTTGCGCCTGCCCCTGGTCGGCGACACGACGTTGGCCGCCCCCCGCGTGCTGGCGCAGGCCGGGGCGGCGGCCGAGGGCGTGCGCTGCCACGTCACCTTCACGCCGGAAGCCTCCGAACTGGCGGCCTTCCGCGGGCGCTTCCTGGACCTGTTCAAGGAAGAGCCGGACGCGGTCGCGGCGAAGGGCTACACGGCGATAGGCTTGCTGGCGGCCGGTACCATGCGGCTGGGACGGGTGGACCGGTCCGGCCTGGCGGCGGCGCTGCGCGGCTTGTCGGTGCCGGCGGGAGCCGCGGCGATGATGCTCGATTCGCGCTGGAACGCGATGGGGGAAATGGACCGGGCCAGCTTCCTGGTGGAAGTGCGGCAGGGACGGCCCGTGGTGCTGCGGAGCTTTGCACCGGAGTGA
- a CDS encoding chemotaxis protein CheB: MTDTREHGIIVIGASAGGVEALQRLAACLPPTLPAAVFVVLHIGPRFSALPEILSRAGTLPACHAVDGAPIRPGRIYVAPPDHHLLITPGQMRLSRGPRENRARPAIDVLFRSAAQAYGPQVVGVVLTGGLNDGTAGLVAIKAGGGITVVQEPDEAKCPGMPLSALRHATIDHRLKLDDIPGLLARLAGPVPAPDPGMLPPEQSWTDLEAGLNEGYDLARPLALTCPTCGGALAETQDSALPCFTCHIGHRFVAADMDEAQFQAMERVLEMALRVLNERAALCERMAGTWHGKGFDELAWRWRAARDEAREKAEVLRGFIENGWLRPDPDGETGDA, from the coding sequence ATGACCGACACGCGGGAACACGGCATCATCGTGATCGGTGCCTCGGCGGGCGGCGTGGAAGCGCTGCAACGCCTGGCGGCCTGCCTGCCGCCCACCCTGCCCGCTGCCGTGTTCGTGGTCCTGCACATCGGACCACGCTTCAGCGCGCTGCCCGAGATCCTCAGCCGGGCCGGCACCCTGCCTGCCTGCCACGCAGTGGATGGCGCGCCGATCCGGCCTGGCCGCATCTATGTCGCGCCGCCTGATCATCACCTGCTGATCACGCCAGGCCAGATGCGGCTGTCGCGCGGCCCGCGCGAGAACCGGGCCCGTCCGGCCATCGACGTCCTGTTCCGCTCGGCCGCCCAGGCCTACGGCCCCCAGGTCGTCGGCGTCGTCCTCACCGGCGGCCTGAACGACGGCACGGCCGGCCTGGTCGCGATCAAGGCGGGCGGCGGCATCACCGTCGTGCAGGAACCGGACGAAGCGAAATGTCCCGGCATGCCGCTGAGCGCGTTGCGCCATGCCACGATCGACCACCGGCTGAAGCTGGACGACATTCCCGGCCTGCTCGCACGGCTGGCCGGACCGGTGCCCGCGCCGGATCCGGGGATGCTGCCCCCTGAACAATCCTGGACCGATCTGGAGGCCGGCTTGAACGAAGGATATGATCTCGCACGGCCGCTGGCGCTGACCTGCCCGACCTGCGGCGGAGCCCTGGCGGAGACGCAGGATAGCGCCCTGCCCTGCTTCACCTGCCATATCGGCCACCGCTTCGTCGCCGCCGACATGGACGAGGCCCAGTTCCAGGCCATGGAACGGGTGCTGGAAATGGCGCTGCGGGTGCTGAATGAACGGGCGGCCCTCTGCGAGCGCATGGCCGGGACCTGGCACGGCAAAGGATTCGACGAACTGGCCTGGCGATGGCGCGCGGCGCGCGACGAGGCCCGGGAAAAGGCGGAGGTGCTGCGCGGCTTCATCGAAAATGGCTGGCTGCGCCCCGACCCCGATGGGGAGACCGGCGATGCCTGA
- a CDS encoding chemotaxis protein CheB: MIGASAGGVEALLALVGGLPGGFPAALLVVLHIGSRRSHLPAVLDRAGRLRAAWAEDGEKIRPGRIRIAPPDRHLLVAARGDTLKLSRGPRENRTRPAIDPLFRSAARACGRRLAGVVLSGMQGDGTAGLAEIGRHGGLTIVQDPREAAYPQMPRAALRHVTVGHCLPVAAIAGLLVRVCGPGPATAMFGDPAGMSATGMEETADMAREYKLKRPVALTCPNCGGALTQTLVDSLPYFECHIGHRFAARNMDEAQFDQLEQALDVALRVLNERAELCRGLAEAARGRGQAVAVRHWEAAMRESTQRATVLRRFNEQGWKRPSDDGGEGDFAVSPARG; this comes from the coding sequence GTGATCGGGGCCTCGGCGGGCGGGGTGGAAGCGTTGCTGGCCCTCGTCGGCGGCCTGCCGGGCGGCTTTCCGGCCGCCCTGCTGGTGGTGCTGCATATCGGGTCCCGGCGGAGCCATCTGCCCGCGGTGCTCGACCGCGCGGGCCGGCTGCGCGCGGCCTGGGCGGAGGACGGCGAGAAGATCCGCCCCGGGCGCATCCGGATCGCGCCTCCCGACCGGCATCTGCTGGTGGCGGCGCGGGGCGACACCCTGAAACTGTCCCGCGGCCCGCGCGAGAACCGCACCCGCCCCGCCATCGACCCGCTGTTCCGCTCCGCCGCCCGTGCCTGTGGCCGCCGTCTCGCCGGGGTGGTGCTCTCGGGCATGCAGGGCGACGGCACGGCGGGGCTGGCCGAGATCGGGCGGCATGGCGGCCTGACGATCGTGCAGGATCCGCGCGAGGCGGCCTATCCCCAGATGCCCCGCGCGGCCCTGCGGCATGTCACGGTCGGCCATTGCCTGCCGGTCGCCGCCATCGCCGGCCTGCTGGTCCGGGTCTGCGGCCCAGGGCCCGCCACCGCCATGTTCGGCGATCCGGCTGGAATGTCTGCCACAGGCATGGAGGAAACTGCAGACATGGCAAGGGAGTACAAGCTGAAGCGGCCGGTGGCGCTCACCTGTCCCAACTGCGGAGGAGCCCTCACCCAGACGCTGGTCGACAGCCTGCCCTATTTCGAGTGCCACATCGGCCACCGCTTCGCCGCCCGGAACATGGACGAGGCACAGTTCGACCAGTTGGAGCAGGCGCTGGACGTGGCGCTGCGGGTGCTCAACGAGCGGGCCGAACTGTGCCGGGGGCTGGCCGAGGCGGCACGGGGCCGGGGCCAGGCCGTGGCGGTCCGGCACTGGGAGGCGGCGATGCGGGAATCGACGCAGCGTGCCACGGTGCTGCGCCGCTTCAACGAGCAGGGCTGGAAACGACCTTCGGATGACGGCGGGGAAGGCGATTTCGCCGTTTCCCCCGCGCGGGGCTGA
- a CDS encoding inorganic phosphate transporter: MSDLSTVAPSAPGIATIAAPRPDLDRRLHGSTPFIFGLLLVSGIGYAVYGLISDMNNVGQEPLAIGAFVLLGIALLIALGFEFVNGFHDTANAVATVIYTHSMPPVVAVIWSGCFNFLGVILSSGAVAYSMVTLLPVELILQVGSEAGYSMIFALLLAAIIWNLGTWAMGIPNSSSHALIGSIIGVGLANQMMAPADQATSGVDWAQATGVFKALAFSPLCGFVVAALLLLVMKLVVRNRKLYQAPEDNRPPPLWIRSLLILTCTSVSFAHGGNDGQKGMGLIMLILIGAVPTAFALNRTMPDSSTPTYIQISHEAQAIFQARAATLTPPPADTARRVVGDALKARRLNQPEVFAALAALSGDIAENVRNYGAIRHVSAAATPNMRNDMYLVADAVRLLPKEDVTLSAAEAGTLNAYRTALNEGTRFIPGWVKVSVAIALGLGTMVGWKRIVVTVGERIGKQHLTYAQGASAELVAAGTIGMAEVWGLPVSTTHILSSGVAGTMAANGSGLQMATVRNIAAAWVLTLPAAMALAGGLYVILRNVF; the protein is encoded by the coding sequence ATGTCGGATCTTTCAACCGTAGCCCCATCAGCACCGGGCATTGCGACCATCGCCGCCCCCAGGCCGGACCTGGATCGCAGGCTGCATGGCTCGACTCCGTTCATCTTCGGGCTGCTGCTGGTCAGCGGCATCGGCTACGCCGTGTACGGCCTGATCAGCGACATGAACAATGTCGGCCAGGAGCCGCTCGCCATCGGCGCCTTCGTGCTGCTGGGCATCGCCCTGCTGATCGCGCTCGGCTTCGAGTTCGTGAACGGCTTCCACGATACCGCCAATGCCGTCGCCACGGTGATCTACACCCACTCCATGCCACCGGTGGTCGCGGTGATCTGGTCGGGGTGCTTCAACTTCCTCGGCGTGATCCTCTCCAGCGGCGCGGTCGCCTACAGCATGGTCACGCTGCTGCCGGTGGAACTGATCCTGCAGGTCGGCAGCGAGGCCGGGTACTCGATGATCTTCGCCCTGCTGCTCGCGGCGATCATCTGGAATCTCGGCACCTGGGCGATGGGAATCCCGAACAGTTCGTCGCATGCCCTGATCGGGTCGATCATCGGCGTCGGCCTCGCCAACCAGATGATGGCGCCCGCCGACCAGGCAACCTCCGGCGTCGACTGGGCCCAGGCCACCGGCGTGTTCAAGGCCCTGGCCTTCAGCCCGCTCTGCGGCTTTGTCGTCGCCGCCCTGCTGCTGCTGGTGATGAAGCTGGTGGTGCGCAACCGCAAGCTCTACCAGGCCCCGGAAGACAACCGCCCGCCACCGCTGTGGATCCGCTCCCTGCTGATCCTGACCTGCACCAGCGTTTCCTTCGCTCATGGCGGCAATGACGGTCAGAAGGGCATGGGCCTGATCATGCTGATCCTGATCGGCGCCGTGCCCACCGCCTTCGCGCTCAACCGCACCATGCCGGACAGTTCCACGCCGACCTATATCCAGATCTCGCACGAGGCGCAGGCGATCTTCCAGGCCCGCGCCGCCACCCTCACGCCGCCGCCGGCCGACACGGCCCGCAGGGTCGTGGGCGACGCGCTGAAGGCACGCCGGCTCAACCAACCGGAGGTGTTCGCGGCCCTCGCCGCCCTGTCGGGCGACATCGCCGAGAACGTGCGGAACTACGGGGCGATCCGGCACGTGTCGGCGGCAGCCACGCCGAACATGCGCAACGACATGTACCTCGTGGCCGATGCGGTGCGGCTGCTGCCCAAGGAAGACGTGACGCTCTCCGCCGCGGAAGCAGGGACGCTGAACGCGTATCGCACCGCGCTGAACGAAGGCACGCGCTTCATCCCGGGCTGGGTGAAGGTCTCGGTGGCCATCGCGCTCGGGCTCGGCACCATGGTCGGCTGGAAGCGCATCGTCGTCACCGTGGGCGAACGGATCGGCAAGCAGCATTTGACCTACGCCCAGGGCGCCTCGGCCGAGCTGGTCGCGGCCGGGACCATCGGCATGGCCGAGGTCTGGGGGCTGCCAGTCTCGACCACCCACATCCTCTCCAGCGGCGTCGCCGGCACCATGGCGGCGAACGGCTCCGGGCTGCAGATGGCGACCGTGCGCAACATCGCCGCGGCCTGGGTGCTGACGCTGCCGGCGGCCATGGCCCTGGCCGGCGGACTCTACGTCATCCTGCGCAACGTCTTCTGA